A region of Mauremys mutica isolate MM-2020 ecotype Southern chromosome 2, ASM2049712v1, whole genome shotgun sequence DNA encodes the following proteins:
- the LOC123364273 gene encoding transcription factor SOX-17-like: MSSPDAGYASSDDQTQARCSLPIMMPALGPCQWAETLSPLADAKVKSEAAPAGAASSRAKSESRIRRPMNAFMVWAKDERKRLAQQNPDLHNAELSKMLGKAWKALSLAEKRPFVEEAERLRVQHMQDHPNYKYRPRRRKQVKRLKRVESGFLAHGLAEAPGAGLASEGSRMCVESLALPYPEQGYPAVQSALPPALGHYRDCQPLAAAFDGYNLPTPDPSPLEAAESEAAFFTPPLQDECQLAPYGYPAAEYPAHGAESQASAALRRHLPRAEPLGQLSSLQSLLGCQGPLHAYYGQLCPPAGPARAPQLPPQPCQPSPPPEAQQCREPLEHLSQDELLGDVDRTEFEQYLHFACKPELGLHFPGHDAGLAAPDAHGPLSSVVSDASTAVYYCTYPDA, translated from the exons ATGAGCAGCCCCGATGCGGGCTACGCCAGTAGCGACGACCAGACGCAGGCAAGGTGCTCGCTCCCCATCATGATGCCGGCGCTGGGCCCCTGCCAGTGGGCAGagaccctgagccccctcgcagaCGCCAAGGTGAAGAGTGAGGCGGCCCCGGCGGGGGCTGCGAGCAGCCGGGCCAAAAGCGAGTCCCGCATCCGCCGGCCCATGAACGCCTTCATGGTGTGGGCCAAGGACGAGCGCAAGCGGCTGGCGCAGCAGAACCCGGACCTGCACAACGCGGAGCTCAGCAAGATGCTGG GGAAGGCCTGGAAGGCGCTGTCGCTGGCGGAGAAGCGGCCGTTcgtggaggaggcggagcggcTGCGGGTGCAGCACATGCAGGACCATCCCAACTACAAGTACCGGCCGCGCCGGCGGAAGCAGGTGAAGCGCCTGAAGCGCGTGGAAAGCGGCTTCCTGGCGCACGGGCTGGCGGAGGCGCCGGGCGCCGGGCTGGCCAGCGAGGGCAGCAGGATGTGCGTGGAGAGCCTGGCGCTGCCCTACCCGGAGCAGGGCTACCCCGCCGTGCAGAGCGCGCTGCCCCCGGCGCTGGGCCACTACCGGGACTGCCAGCCCCTGGCTGCCGCCTTCGACGGCTACAACCTGCCGACCCCGGACCCGTCCCCGCTGGAAGCGGCGGAGAGCGAGGCGGCCTTTTTCACGCCGCCCCTGCAGGACGAGTGTCAGCTGGCGCCCTACGGCTACCCCGCGGCCGAGTACCCCGCGCACGGGGCCGAGAGCCAGGCCAGCGCCGCGCTCCGCAGGCACCTGCCCCGCGCCGAGCCGCTGGGGCAGCTCAGCTCCCTGCAGAGCCTGCTGGGCTGTCAGGGCCCCCTGCACGCCTACTACGGGCAGCTGTGCCCGCCCGCCGGCCCGGCCcgcgccccccagctcccgccgCAGCCCTGCCAGCCCTCGCCGCCGCCCGAGGCGCAGCAGTGCAGGGAGCCGCTGGAGCACCTGTCGCAGGACGAGTTGCTGGGCGACGTGGATCGCACCGAGTTCGAGCAGTACCTGCACTTCGCCTGCAAGCCCGAGCTAGGGCTCCACTTCCCGGGCCACGACGCCGGCCTGGCCGCGCCAGACGCCCACGGGCCCCTCTCCTCGGTGGTTTCGGATGCGAGTACTGCTGTGTATTACTGCACTTACCCAGACGCCTAA